A single region of the Thermodesulfatator indicus DSM 15286 genome encodes:
- the rnhA gene encoding ribonuclease HI, giving the protein MLKELEEGAKLKEEVEIFVDGACLGNPGPGGYAAILRYKGQEKLITGGEPHTTNNRMELMAAITALESLKRPCQVKIYTDSRYLKDGITKWLPRWLKNGFRTSNKKPVKNQDLWQKLAELTSKHQVDWYWVKGHAGHPENERCDQLARAEAEKQRDRQSYFNN; this is encoded by the coding sequence ATCCTTAAAGAGCTCGAAGAAGGGGCGAAACTAAAGGAAGAAGTAGAGATTTTTGTAGATGGAGCTTGTTTAGGGAACCCTGGCCCGGGAGGTTACGCTGCTATTTTACGGTATAAGGGTCAAGAAAAGTTAATCACCGGTGGTGAGCCCCATACTACCAATAACCGCATGGAGCTTATGGCGGCCATTACGGCTTTAGAAAGCCTAAAAAGGCCATGTCAGGTAAAAATTTATACGGACTCGCGCTATTTAAAAGACGGCATTACAAAGTGGCTTCCCCGCTGGTTAAAAAATGGTTTTCGCACCAGCAACAAAAAGCCTGTCAAAAACCAGGATCTCTGGCAAAAACTGGCCGAGCTAACTAGCAAACACCAGGTAGATTGGTATTGGGTTAAGGGCCATGCAGGGCATCCTGAAAACGAACGTTGTGACCAGCTTGCCCGCGCTGAGGCGGAAAAACAAAGGGACAGGCAAAGCTATTTTAACAATTGA